The Paenibacillus sp. FSL R7-0345 DNA segment TGTTCAGTTTTCAAAGAACTTGCTTCCGGCATTCAACTTTCGTTTCTTGCCCGGAATTAGATAATATCATGTTTTCGTAATTCTTGTCAACTTATTTTTTTCTCGGCCCGTTTACTCGGCGTTGATGTCTCATAAGCACAAGAGATAATATATCATGCTGATTAAAGGATTGCAAGCCTTTTTTACAAAATTACGTTTCCGACTGTTTACGTCAGGTCCTCAGCATAATTTGATTCCCAGGAAGCCCTGACAGTGGCTACAATAGAATCTGTATTGCTTTTGCAAGCTATCCCCTAACTTCACTTGTATGGAAAGGATTATCGATGAATACTAACCTCAGGCAGGGTAACCCTGCATCTGCTCTTGAGACCCAAGAGCAGCGCAATCAGCAGCAGGCCACCATTTACAGAATATTGCTGGCTGTCAGCTTTGTTCATTTATTCAACGATTCTATTCAGGCAGTAATTCCGGCACTCTTCCCTACCCTCAAGGATAATCTGCATCTGTCCTTCACCCAGATTGGCTGGCTTGCCTTTGCCCTGAATATTACCTCTTCACTGATTCAACCGGTAATCGGGTTCGCTGCTGACCGTAAGCCAAGACCTATTCTGCTGCCGCTTGGCATGTGCTGTACGTTTGCAGGCGTCTTACTTTTAGCTTTTGCCGACAGCTACATTCTGGTGATTATCTCTATTATATTTGTTGGACTGGGATCAGCTGCCTTCCATCCGGAAGGCATGCGTGTAGCCCATATGGCGGCTGGTCAGCGCAAGGGCCTCTCACAGTCGATCTTTCAGGTCGGCGGGAACGCCGGGCAATCTCTGGGGCCTTTGCTGAACTACGCGGTATTCATTCCTTTCGGGCAGATCGGTGCGCTTGGGTTCACTCTTTTTGCCGCTGCGGGGATTGTCATTCAGACTTATATCGCCCGGTGGTACCGTGGAATGCTGAAGGCCGGATATACGTTCCGTAAAAAAGCCTCATCAGGTGCGATTGATCCTGCACGGCGGAAAGCAGTACTTATGGCTACCCTGATTCTGGTCTTTATCGTCTTCGTCCGTTCCTGGTACGGGGCATCGATCGGGGGCTATTATGCTTTCTATTTAATGGATCATTACGGCATGGAGCTTGACAGCGCCCAAATCTATATCTTTTTGTATCTGGCTGCTGGAGCTGTCGGCACATTCTTTGGCGGACCGCTTGCCGACCGCTTTGGACGGCGTAATCTGATTCTGCTTTCTATGGTAGGCACAGTACCGCTTGCGCTTATTCTTCCGTTTGCGAATGCTTTTTGGGCGGCTGTGCTGCTGATTATCTCCGGATTTGTTTTATTGTCCAGCTTCTCGGTTACCGTTGTCTACGCACAGATGCTGTATCCGGGAAATATCGGGACGGTTTCAGGCTTAATCACCGGACTTGCCTTTGGCCTTGGCGGGATCGGCTCTTTAGTCATCGGTAAGCTCATTGACCATACTGACATCACTACCGTGTTTGTAGCCTGCGGCTTTCTGCCGCTGCTCGGATTGGCCGCACTTCTGCTTCCCGGCGATAAGAAGCTGGAGCAATGGGCGGCTGAGTAACTTTTCTTTGAAATACCTGATTTTATGATATGGCCCAGCCTTCTCCCGACAAGAGAATACTGGGCTTTTTAATATCCTTTATATCGTACATCAGAGCCTGCGGCGGATCTTGCACGGCAGATTATTCAACCGCTGTTTTTTGCGGTACAATTAATTAATTCAAACTTGAAGTAAACTGGTAGCATTTGAAGCTGAAGGAGTGATATCCATGAAAAATAGGCTGGCTGGCATCCGTAAGGGGTATGGCAAAAAGCTCGTTTCCATTCACCGCTGGAATGCCTGGCTGGTGTTGTTTCTGGCTGTGAGCGGATTGCTGCTGGTAGGCGGCTTTTGGCGCGAGATACTGGGTGAGGGCAGAGTATGGCTGAAGTGGGCACATATCGGCTTCGGTCTGGCACTGCTTATCCCCGTTATTTATTATCTGCTGCTTGCCGCTAAGCACTGGAAAAGACTAGACGGAAAAACTGGCCAAAAGGCAAATGTCCTTTTCGTGCTGGTGCTTCTAATCGGTTGGCTTATATCAGGAATTGTGCTCTGGCAGTTCAGGCTTGCCGGTCCGCGAGCGGCAAATGCGGCGCTTTTGATTCATGATCTGCTGACCTGGATCGGGCTTCCAGTCATCATCTATCACTCTATTACCCGGGTGAAGTGGCTTAAAGAGCCGCGAAAGCGTTCATTGGTTGCCGAAACAGGAGGTCCTGCAGGCTCGGATACTGCTACTGACGTAAAACGTCCTGCAGCCGGACGTACTCCTCAGCCTGTATACACACGGCGCGGCTTCATCAAGCTGGCTGTCGGGGCAGGTCTGGCAGTTACGGTTGGACCGACCTTTGTCCGGTGGATCGGCAAGTCTCTCCAGTTGCCCGGTACTGCAGACTATGCTGCCAATAATGCTAACGCGCTTATTCCCGACCCCGTTCCGCTGTCAGCTTCCTCTCCGCCAATCGGCGGCGGTGCAGAGGGCAGCTTCCGGGTATACACGGTGACCGATATTCCGGCGTTTGATAACTCGAACTGGTCCTTTACGATTGATGGGCTGGTCGACAAACCATTCACCTGGAACTGGGAAGAGTTCGTGAAGCTGCAGCGTGAGGTATCGGTCAGTGATTTTCACTGCGTAACTGGCTGGTCCGTATATAAAAATACCTGGGAGGGCCTCCCATTGTATAAGCTGCTCGATATGGCTGGAGTGAAAAGCGAAGCGGTAATGGTCAAGCTCTACTCCGGCGACGGCGTCTACACCGACTCCCTGACCTTGCCGCAGGCCCGCATGGAAGATGTAATGGTCGCAGTAATGCACGACGGCGTACCGATCCCCAATCAGCTTGGAGGCCCTGTACGCCTGGTGACCCCTCAGATGTATGCCTACAAATCAGTTAAATGGCTTAACCGCATTGAGTTAATTGCGGAGGATCATGTCGGATACTGGGAACAGCGCGGTTATGATAAGGATGCCTGGCTGCCTGGTGCCAAGCGGGTATAGTTTATTCAAATAAGAAAGCCCTGTAATTCTTTGCCGTTAAGCATAGAAATTACAGGGCTTTTTAAGTTCGCAGGCTTTCCAAATTACTCTAAAGCAGCTACAGTTCCAGCAGCCGGATCAGTTCATCTTCGTCCTCGATGACCTGAATGCCGAGCTGCTGGGCTTTGGCCAGCTTGCTGCCTGCCTTTTCACCGGCAATGACCAGATCCGTCTTCTTGGAGACGCTGCCGGACACCTTGGCCCCCAGGGCCTCCAGCCGCTCTGCCGCCTCTTCACGGGTCAGCTTCTGCAGGGAACCGGTCAGAACAACCGTCTTGCCGCTGAAGAAGGAATCGGTACTAACCTGGCGTGGCGCTTCCGGTGCTTTGGCCTGTACGCCCAGCTCCAGCATCCGGTTAATACTCACCACTACAAAAGGATCTGCAAAGAAGTTTACGATACTCTCCGCCACAATTCCGCCGATGTCCGGCAGACCGGACAGCTCTTCTGCGGTTGCGTTCATAACAGATTCCAGGCTACGGTAGTGATCGGCCAGCATCCGTGTGGTTGCCTTGCCTGTGTTTGGAATACCCAGCGCATACAGGAAGGAGGCCAGATCCCGGCCTTTGCTCTCCTCAAGCGCTTTAAGCAGGTTGTCTGCCTTCTTCTCCCCAAAGCGGTCCAGCTTGACCAGCTGCTCAAAGGTTAGCTCGTACAGATCAGCCGGCTCACGCACATTCAGCTCTTCATGCAGCTGGCCGGCTGTCTTTTCGCTAAAGGTCTCAATGTCCATTGCATCCCGCGACGCGAAATGCGTGATCCGGCTGACAATCTGCGGTTTGCAGTCCAGCTTATTGTTGCAGAACAGGTGCGCTCCGCGCATTTCCAGCGGGAAGCCGCAGGATGGGCAGTTTTCCGGGAAAATAATCTCTTCGCCGTCACTCTCTTCCGTTACTTTGCCGAGAATTTCCGGAATAACATCATTGGAGCGGCGGATGAAGACACGGGTCCCCAGCGCATGCTTCAGATTTTTGCGTTCGATGTCGCCTACATTATTAAGTGTGCAGTTCTGCACGGTAACACCGGCAAGCTCCACTGCTTCTACACGGGCCAGAGGAGTTACCTTACCTGTGCGCCCCACGTTCCAGCTGACCGATTCCAGAATGGTCGTTGTTTCTTCCGCCTCGAACTTGTAGGCTACTGCCCAGCGCGGGAACTTATCCGTATAGCCCAGCGCTTCGCGGATCCTGAAATCAGTCACCTTAATGACTGCTCCGTCGATCAGATAATCCAGACCGGCACGCTTTTCCTCGATCTCCGCCAGCTGCTCGGTAACATCATCGAATTTATCATAATAGGTAAGATAAGGGTTCACCTTAAACCGGTTATTCCGCAGAAAATCCATCATCTGCTGATGATCGGCAAACTGCACCCCGTCGGCATAACCCACGTTATAAAAGAATGCGTTCAGCCTGCGTTCCGCGGTCGTCTTAGGATTCAGGTTGCGCAGTGCACCTGCTGCCCCGTTGCGCGCATTCTTTAGCGGCTCGGCCGCACGTGTGTTGTAATCGGCCAGTACGGACAGATTCATAATCCCTTCACCCTGGACTTCAATCAGGCCCTCCTTGAACGGGATGGTGAGCGGCACAGACTTGATCGTCTTGACCTGGGCAAGAATGCCTTCACCGGTTACCCCGTTGCCCCGTGTCGCAGCCTGCACAAGCCGTCCGTCCTGATATGTGAGGTTAAGCGTTAAACCATCAAATTTCAGCTCTACCGCATAGCAGGGCTCAGGCAGAGGATTGTCCGGATTTTTCGTATTATAGTCATTTACCAGCTTGAGTACACGGGTATTCCAGCTGCGCAGCTGTTCAATATTCTGCGCCTTGTCCAGGCTCCACAGGGACGCAAGGTGCCGGTGCGGGGTGAACCCCTTCAGCAGCTCGCCTCCAACCCGCTGGGTAGGGGAGTCGGGCAGAACTAGGCCGCTCTCTGCTTCCAGCTGAACAAGCTTATCGTAGAGCACATCATACTCCTTATCGCTGACTAACGGGGCATCCAAGGTGTAATAGTGGTAATTGTATTTATTCAGCTCAGCAACAAGCTCTTCCATGGTATGCATAACGTCCATCCGGGCATATCCCTCCGTTATAAGGATTGTATCTAGCAATAGAAATAACAGTTCTATATCTCTTTATTTTCTAAAATCGCCTGCGCTAACCCTGCGGTTACTCGACTTTGGTGATTGGCGCAAATCCGGCGAGCAGCCGTTTCACTCCAACCGGCGCCGGAAAAGCAATCTGCAGCTCCGTATCGTTGCCGGTACCCTTCACGGACACAATGGTGCCGGTGCCCCATTTGCCGTGGGCTACCTTGTCGCCGGCCTTGAACTCGCCGGCCGCCGCCGCAGCAGCCCCTCCCGTAGCGCGCTGCGCGCCGCTGCCGGTCGTTACCGTCACGCGTCCTGCCCCAGGGACAGCGGACGCGGTGCTGCCGCCCAGGCTGGCGCTTTTCCCGCCAGCCTGCGAAGTGCCGGCACCGCCTGTGGCCCGGCTGCCGAAGTTCCCCCGGCCGCCGCCGCCGAAGCCGCGGCCGCCATAGGCACCGCCCACCTCCGCGCCGCCGCGCCGGAAGCGGTCCGATTCCCGGACGGTGTCTTCCTTCAGCTCCTCGGGAATCTCCTCCAGGAAGCGGGACGGCGGGTTGGCCGTCGTCCGCCCGAACAGCGTGCGCATTCTTGCACAGCTGAGGAACAGCTGCTTCTCTGCGCGCGTAATGCCTACATACGCCAGCCGGCGTTCCTCTTCCAGTTCATCATTGTCCTGGAAGGCACGGCTGTGCGGGAACACGCCCTCCTCCAGGCCGATGATGAATACAGTCGGGAACTCCAGACCTTTGGCACTGTGCATCGTCATCAGCACAACCGCGTCGCTGCGGTCCTCTTCGTCGTTGTTCATGCTGTCGATATCGGCAATCAGCGCCAGATCCGTCAGGAAGGAAACCAGCGACTTGTCTTCGTTATTTTTCTCAAACTCCATCGTCACGGACAGGAACTCATCAATGTTCTCCAGCCGGGCGCGGGATTCCAGCGTATTCTCATTTTGCAGCTCCAGCCGGTACTGGGACAGCTCCAGAATCTTCTCGGTAAGCTCGGTTACCGACAGGAACTCCACCATCCGGTGCAGTGCTTCAATCATGTCATAGAATTCAACCAGCGCATTGCGCGTCCGGCCGGCAAAGCCGAGATCATCCACAGTCTGCAGCACCCGGAAAATCGAAACATTCCGTTCAGCCGCCGCCACAGCCAGCTTGCCAATGGTAGTATCCCCGAGTCCGCGCTTAGGTACATTGATAATCCGCGCCAGGCTGATATCGTCATCCGGGTTGGATAGGAGCCGCAGATACGCAAGGATATCCTTAATTTCTTTACGGTCATAGAACTTGATCCCGCCCACGATCTGATAAGGAATGTCGGACTTAATAAGAATTTCTTCTATTACACGGGACTGGGCATTGGTACGGTACAGAATGGCATGATTCTGGTACGCCTGTCCCTGCTTAACATTCTTACTGATCTCTCCGGTGATGAAGTATCCTTCGTCATGTTCGGTATCACCGCGGAAAACCTTGATCTTCGCACCTTCGTCCGAATCCGTCCATAGCTTCTTCGGTTTACGGCCTGTATTCAGTGCGATAACGCCGTTCGCTGCATTCAGAATATTGGAGGTCGAGCGGTAGTTCTGCTCCAGCAGAATGGTGGTTGCTTCCGGGTAGTCCTCTTCAAAGTTAAGAATGTTGGTAATGTCCGCTCCGCGCCAGCGGTAAATCGACTGGTCGCTGTCGCCGACTACGCAGATCCGGTGATGGCCGTCAGCCAGCATCCGGCAGAGCATATACTGCGCCCGGTTCGTATCCTGGTACTCATCGACATGGATGTACTTAAATTTCTTCTGGTAGAAATCCAGCACCTCAGGTACTTCTTTAAACAGCTGGATTGTCTTCATAATCAGGTCATCAAAATCAAGCGAGTTGTTGCTTCTCAGCCGCTGCTGGTATTTGGTGTATACTTTTGCCACCAGGCCTTCAAAATGATCGCCGATCTTCTGTTCATACTGCGCCGGTGTTATCAGTTCATTCTTCGCTGTGCTGATTACCGCCTGTACCGCTTTGGGCTCAAATTTCTTGGTATCGATATTCAAATCCTTCATACAATTGCGGATAACAGACAGCTGATCAGAAGAATCAAGAATGGAGAAATTAGAGGTAAAACCGATCCGTTCAATATCCTTACGCAGAATTCTTACGCACATGGAGTGGAAGGTGGATACCCAAATATCCCGGCCCTCCTCTCCGACCAGCTTGGAGACACGCTCCTGCATCTCACGGGCCGCTTTATTCGTAAAGGTGATCGCCAGGATCGCCCACGGCGGCGCCATACGGTTCGCAATCAGCCAGGCAATCCGGTGGGTAAGCACACGGGTCTTACCGCTGCCCGCTCCGGCCATAATTAAAAGCGGCCCTTCAGTCGTTTCTACAGCCTTACGCTGCGGAGGATTCAGCCGGCTTACGGCATCCTGTATGTTAATAAGTTGCATGGGTGACATGCTCCTTTCAAATAGTTGTCTTCAGCGTCTTCTTAACCGCCTGCACAGTAAGCAGCGCCTGCTGTACATCACGGTATATAATATTGCCCACAACGACGGTATCGCAAAGGGCTGCGGCCTGCTCAGCCTCAGCTTCCCCGGTAATTCCGCCCCCGTAAAAAAGCTGGCTGTGCTCGACCGACTCCCGCACTTCCCGGACAACATTCATATCACCGAACGTC contains these protein-coding regions:
- a CDS encoding MFS transporter, which produces MNTNLRQGNPASALETQEQRNQQQATIYRILLAVSFVHLFNDSIQAVIPALFPTLKDNLHLSFTQIGWLAFALNITSSLIQPVIGFAADRKPRPILLPLGMCCTFAGVLLLAFADSYILVIISIIFVGLGSAAFHPEGMRVAHMAAGQRKGLSQSIFQVGGNAGQSLGPLLNYAVFIPFGQIGALGFTLFAAAGIVIQTYIARWYRGMLKAGYTFRKKASSGAIDPARRKAVLMATLILVFIVFVRSWYGASIGGYYAFYLMDHYGMELDSAQIYIFLYLAAGAVGTFFGGPLADRFGRRNLILLSMVGTVPLALILPFANAFWAAVLLIISGFVLLSSFSVTVVYAQMLYPGNIGTVSGLITGLAFGLGGIGSLVIGKLIDHTDITTVFVACGFLPLLGLAALLLPGDKKLEQWAAE
- a CDS encoding molybdopterin-dependent oxidoreductase; this translates as MKNRLAGIRKGYGKKLVSIHRWNAWLVLFLAVSGLLLVGGFWREILGEGRVWLKWAHIGFGLALLIPVIYYLLLAAKHWKRLDGKTGQKANVLFVLVLLIGWLISGIVLWQFRLAGPRAANAALLIHDLLTWIGLPVIIYHSITRVKWLKEPRKRSLVAETGGPAGSDTATDVKRPAAGRTPQPVYTRRGFIKLAVGAGLAVTVGPTFVRWIGKSLQLPGTADYAANNANALIPDPVPLSASSPPIGGGAEGSFRVYTVTDIPAFDNSNWSFTIDGLVDKPFTWNWEEFVKLQREVSVSDFHCVTGWSVYKNTWEGLPLYKLLDMAGVKSEAVMVKLYSGDGVYTDSLTLPQARMEDVMVAVMHDGVPIPNQLGGPVRLVTPQMYAYKSVKWLNRIELIAEDHVGYWEQRGYDKDAWLPGAKRV
- the ligA gene encoding NAD-dependent DNA ligase LigA, whose protein sequence is MDVMHTMEELVAELNKYNYHYYTLDAPLVSDKEYDVLYDKLVQLEAESGLVLPDSPTQRVGGELLKGFTPHRHLASLWSLDKAQNIEQLRSWNTRVLKLVNDYNTKNPDNPLPEPCYAVELKFDGLTLNLTYQDGRLVQAATRGNGVTGEGILAQVKTIKSVPLTIPFKEGLIEVQGEGIMNLSVLADYNTRAAEPLKNARNGAAGALRNLNPKTTAERRLNAFFYNVGYADGVQFADHQQMMDFLRNNRFKVNPYLTYYDKFDDVTEQLAEIEEKRAGLDYLIDGAVIKVTDFRIREALGYTDKFPRWAVAYKFEAEETTTILESVSWNVGRTGKVTPLARVEAVELAGVTVQNCTLNNVGDIERKNLKHALGTRVFIRRSNDVIPEILGKVTEESDGEEIIFPENCPSCGFPLEMRGAHLFCNNKLDCKPQIVSRITHFASRDAMDIETFSEKTAGQLHEELNVREPADLYELTFEQLVKLDRFGEKKADNLLKALEESKGRDLASFLYALGIPNTGKATTRMLADHYRSLESVMNATAEELSGLPDIGGIVAESIVNFFADPFVVVSINRMLELGVQAKAPEAPRQVSTDSFFSGKTVVLTGSLQKLTREEAAERLEALGAKVSGSVSKKTDLVIAGEKAGSKLAKAQQLGIQVIEDEDELIRLLEL
- the pcrA gene encoding DNA helicase PcrA, with amino-acid sequence MQLINIQDAVSRLNPPQRKAVETTEGPLLIMAGAGSGKTRVLTHRIAWLIANRMAPPWAILAITFTNKAAREMQERVSKLVGEEGRDIWVSTFHSMCVRILRKDIERIGFTSNFSILDSSDQLSVIRNCMKDLNIDTKKFEPKAVQAVISTAKNELITPAQYEQKIGDHFEGLVAKVYTKYQQRLRSNNSLDFDDLIMKTIQLFKEVPEVLDFYQKKFKYIHVDEYQDTNRAQYMLCRMLADGHHRICVVGDSDQSIYRWRGADITNILNFEEDYPEATTILLEQNYRSTSNILNAANGVIALNTGRKPKKLWTDSDEGAKIKVFRGDTEHDEGYFITGEISKNVKQGQAYQNHAILYRTNAQSRVIEEILIKSDIPYQIVGGIKFYDRKEIKDILAYLRLLSNPDDDISLARIINVPKRGLGDTTIGKLAVAAAERNVSIFRVLQTVDDLGFAGRTRNALVEFYDMIEALHRMVEFLSVTELTEKILELSQYRLELQNENTLESRARLENIDEFLSVTMEFEKNNEDKSLVSFLTDLALIADIDSMNNDEEDRSDAVVLMTMHSAKGLEFPTVFIIGLEEGVFPHSRAFQDNDELEEERRLAYVGITRAEKQLFLSCARMRTLFGRTTANPPSRFLEEIPEELKEDTVRESDRFRRGGAEVGGAYGGRGFGGGGRGNFGSRATGGAGTSQAGGKSASLGGSTASAVPGAGRVTVTTGSGAQRATGGAAAAAAGEFKAGDKVAHGKWGTGTIVSVKGTGNDTELQIAFPAPVGVKRLLAGFAPITKVE